The proteins below are encoded in one region of Candidatus Cloacimonadota bacterium:
- the mtnA gene encoding S-methyl-5-thioribose-1-phosphate isomerase produces the protein MNKIDICAIWAKNEIVFIIDQTKLPSKLEILKLLNFHQTTTAIKEMKLRGAGTIGVAAGFAMAQAFSELSNIEDIQNVKQLIEDTRPTAQNLFYATNLVYNKSINSNQPKETAWKAASEILKMDIENSKIMGKIGARLIKDGDSILTHCNAGKLAIPGLGSALAPIYTVHNQGKKIFVYVDETRPRLQGSRLTAWELSQAGIPHTIIVDNAAGYSMQKGKIDIVFVGADRIAKNGDVANKIGTYEKAVLAKENNIPFYVAAPTSTIDMSCNNGDEIEIEERPKDEVLMINNNRIANENSDALNPAFDITPSKYISGIITEKGIFRNSKL, from the coding sequence ATGAATAAGATAGATATTTGTGCAATTTGGGCAAAGAATGAAATAGTATTTATTATTGATCAGACGAAACTTCCAAGTAAACTTGAAATTTTAAAGTTATTAAATTTTCATCAGACTACTACTGCTATTAAAGAAATGAAACTGCGAGGTGCAGGCACCATCGGAGTTGCTGCTGGATTTGCTATGGCTCAGGCATTCTCAGAATTATCCAATATAGAAGATATTCAAAATGTAAAGCAGTTAATTGAAGACACCAGACCAACCGCTCAGAATCTCTTTTATGCTACAAATTTAGTTTATAATAAATCCATAAATAGCAACCAACCCAAAGAAACTGCATGGAAAGCAGCTTCCGAAATTCTAAAAATGGATATTGAAAATTCAAAAATTATGGGCAAGATTGGAGCGAGATTAATAAAAGATGGCGACAGCATATTAACTCATTGTAATGCTGGCAAATTGGCCATTCCAGGATTGGGAAGTGCTCTTGCTCCAATATATACTGTACATAATCAGGGTAAGAAAATATTTGTTTATGTAGATGAAACCCGTCCTCGTTTGCAAGGAAGCAGACTTACGGCTTGGGAATTATCTCAAGCAGGAATTCCACATACAATCATAGTAGATAATGCTGCTGGATACTCTATGCAAAAAGGAAAAATTGACATAGTTTTTGTCGGTGCTGATAGAATTGCAAAAAACGGTGATGTCGCTAATAAAATAGGGACTTATGAAAAAGCAGTGCTGGCAAAAGAAAATAATATCCCTTTCTATGTTGCTGCTCCAACTTCAACTATAGATATGAGTTGTAATAACGGAGATGAGATAGAAATTGAGGAGCGTCCAAAAGATGAAGTATTAATGATAAATAATAACCGAATTGCAAATGAGAATAGTGATGCTCTAAATCCTGCTTTTGATATAACTCCCTCAAAATATATCTCTGGCATTATCACTGAAAAAGGAATCTTTAGAAATTCAAAATTATAA
- a CDS encoding 3-isopropylmalate dehydratase large subunit encodes MGKSFIQKVFENKVGKPVAEGEIVFVEPDYILTHDNTAAIIKKLAKVKEGIRVKYPDKLVIILDHVIPAASVATANNHKQIRKFVREQEIAHFFDIGTGICHQVLPEMGLAKPGSVIVGSDSHTCTYGAFGAFSTGIDRTEAAGIWITGETWFKIPKSYKIILRGKFRKSVSAKDLILKIIGDLKADGANYKSVEYHGDGIKNLSISDRMTISNMAVEMGAKNSAFPVDEKTRVWLKERGVNKDNYVEIWADDDVEYEKEFSYNLDEITPQIAFPHSVDNVKDISEAAGIKVDQCFIGTCTNGRIEDLQIAAKILKGNKVNPNTRLLILPASRRIYQEAVQDGTLAVLNESGAVILPPGCGPCLGAHQGVMADGEVTISTANRNFKGRMGNKTAFIYLASPATVAASALTGEITDPRKM; translated from the coding sequence ATGGGAAAATCTTTTATTCAAAAAGTATTTGAAAATAAAGTTGGTAAGCCCGTTGCTGAAGGCGAGATTGTTTTTGTTGAACCTGACTATATCTTAACGCATGATAATACTGCTGCAATAATAAAAAAATTAGCTAAAGTTAAGGAAGGAATAAGAGTAAAATACCCTGATAAGTTGGTTATAATTTTAGACCATGTAATACCTGCGGCAAGTGTTGCCACCGCAAATAATCACAAGCAAATTCGCAAATTTGTGAGAGAACAAGAAATCGCCCATTTTTTTGATATTGGAACTGGAATATGTCATCAGGTTTTACCGGAAATGGGATTGGCAAAACCTGGTAGTGTTATTGTTGGCAGCGATAGTCACACCTGCACTTATGGAGCATTTGGTGCTTTTTCTACAGGAATTGATAGAACAGAAGCTGCAGGAATTTGGATTACTGGCGAGACCTGGTTCAAAATTCCAAAGTCATATAAAATAATCCTGAGAGGAAAATTCCGAAAAAGTGTTTCGGCAAAAGATCTCATTCTAAAAATTATCGGTGATTTAAAAGCAGATGGAGCAAATTATAAATCAGTTGAATATCACGGGGATGGAATAAAAAATCTGTCAATTTCAGACAGGATGACGATATCAAATATGGCTGTTGAAATGGGAGCAAAAAATAGTGCCTTCCCTGTTGACGAAAAAACAAGGGTATGGCTCAAAGAAAGAGGAGTTAACAAAGATAATTATGTAGAAATTTGGGCTGATGATGATGTTGAATATGAAAAGGAATTTTCTTATAATCTTGATGAAATCACTCCACAAATTGCTTTCCCGCATTCAGTTGATAATGTGAAAGATATTTCAGAAGCAGCTGGTATCAAAGTTGACCAATGTTTTATTGGTACTTGCACGAATGGAAGAATTGAGGATTTACAGATTGCTGCTAAGATTCTTAAGGGCAATAAGGTCAATCCCAACACGAGATTATTAATTTTACCTGCATCTCGCAGGATATACCAGGAAGCCGTTCAAGATGGCACTTTAGCTGTTTTGAATGAAAGTGGAGCTGTAATACTGCCGCCAGGATGCGGACCCTGTCTTGGTGCTCATCAAGGAGTTATGGCAGATGGAGAGGTAACTATTTCAACTGCGAATAGAAATTTCAAGGGAAGAATGGGTAATAAAACTGCGTTTATTTATCTTGCTTCGCCTGCAACTGTTGCCGCTTCTGCTTTGACAGGAGAAATTACTGACCCGAGAAAAATGTGA
- a CDS encoding DUF1385 domain-containing protein, which produces MDKDLENNMKNKPEIAVGGQAVIEGVMMRGPIYIATAIRKKNGSILIKKEKFISKTKKNKFLGFPVIRGFVSLIEMLIIGFKSLNFSAEEAIKDEEDNSKGSKSSKQKEGGFSKIYQAFTYIFAFGLAFLFFVFLPYKIGYWSNIEKTSLIFNLFVGIIRIVFFLLYIYVISLLKDIRRLFEYHGAEHKSVFAYEANPDFTLDDTKKFKTLHPRCGTSFLLIVMIIAIVIFSIFDAILTSLIGHIIPLPLRILFHLLLLPIISGISYEILKFSGKNINHWLVKIFSAPGLALQRITTKEPDAEQLETAICALRAALEMPVDCLNVEFLKNNGNQE; this is translated from the coding sequence ATGGATAAGGATTTAGAAAATAATATGAAGAATAAACCCGAAATCGCAGTAGGGGGTCAGGCAGTTATAGAAGGTGTAATGATGCGAGGACCTATTTATATTGCCACTGCTATTCGTAAAAAAAATGGAAGCATTTTAATAAAAAAAGAGAAATTTATATCAAAAACTAAAAAGAATAAATTTCTGGGATTTCCAGTTATACGGGGATTTGTATCTTTAATTGAGATGTTGATAATTGGCTTTAAATCCTTAAATTTTTCTGCTGAAGAGGCTATCAAAGATGAAGAAGATAATTCAAAAGGCTCAAAGTCCAGTAAGCAAAAAGAAGGAGGATTTAGTAAAATATATCAAGCTTTTACCTATATTTTTGCATTTGGATTAGCATTCTTATTCTTTGTATTTCTTCCTTACAAAATAGGTTATTGGTCAAATATTGAGAAAACAAGTTTAATATTCAACCTGTTTGTTGGGATAATACGCATTGTCTTTTTTCTTCTTTATATTTATGTTATCAGCTTATTAAAAGATATTAGAAGACTGTTTGAATATCACGGAGCAGAACATAAATCAGTTTTTGCGTATGAAGCAAATCCAGATTTTACACTTGATGATACAAAAAAATTCAAAACCTTACATCCAAGGTGCGGAACCAGTTTTCTTTTAATAGTTATGATAATTGCTATTGTGATATTCTCAATTTTTGATGCTATTCTTACATCGCTCATTGGTCATATTATACCATTACCACTTAGAATACTGTTTCATCTTTTACTACTTCCAATTATTTCAGGGATTTCGTATGAGATACTAAAATTTTCAGGCAAAAATATCAATCATTGGTTAGTGAAAATCTTCTCTGCACCTGGTCTGGCGCTACAGAGAATTACAACAAAAGAACCGGATGCAGAACAGTTAGAAACAGCCATTTGTGCTTTAAGAGCAGCGCTTGAGATGCCTGTTGATTGTTTAAATGTGGAGTTCTTAAAAAACAATGGAAATCAAGAATAA
- a CDS encoding PGPGW domain-containing protein, which yields MKPLIKKTSGITLVVLGIFGLFLPFLQGILMIVAGLTILGDKRIVNLIKKGKEYFRKRKSSQ from the coding sequence ATGAAACCTTTAATAAAAAAAACATCAGGAATTACTTTAGTTGTATTAGGAATCTTTGGTTTATTTCTGCCATTCTTGCAAGGTATCTTAATGATCGTGGCAGGTTTAACAATTTTAGGTGATAAACGAATTGTGAATCTAATTAAGAAAGGGAAAGAGTATTTTAGAAAAAGAAAAAGTTCTCAATAG
- a CDS encoding ARMT1-like domain-containing protein has product MKTYLECIPCFFQQALRAARITNINDSETKRLLSEIGLLINQMPIESTPPEFGKIIYGKIRVLTGKSDPYKNLKQKNIKEALRLYPNIKKKIYKSVDPLMTAVKAAIAGNVIDLAINPDCEIEKELNEVFKMEFAIYDYEQFKYNIQKADKVLYIGDNAGESVFDKILIEQLKKPTIYVVREVPVINDVTYQDAIDSGIDKIATIVSSGTDAPGLVLNTCSNEFLKIYENSNFIISKGQGNYEALSDEKKNIFFLLKAKCPVIARDLNVSVGDIILEGIK; this is encoded by the coding sequence ATGAAAACATACCTTGAGTGCATCCCTTGTTTTTTTCAACAAGCACTTAGAGCTGCAAGGATTACTAATATTAACGACTCAGAAACAAAAAGGTTATTAAGTGAAATTGGATTATTAATTAATCAAATGCCCATAGAAAGCACGCCTCCAGAATTTGGGAAAATAATTTACGGAAAGATTCGTGTGCTTACGGGAAAATCTGACCCTTACAAAAATTTAAAACAAAAGAATATTAAAGAAGCACTCCGATTATATCCTAATATCAAAAAAAAGATTTATAAATCTGTTGACCCTTTGATGACCGCAGTAAAAGCTGCAATTGCGGGAAATGTAATAGATCTTGCTATTAATCCTGATTGTGAAATTGAAAAGGAATTAAATGAGGTTTTCAAAATGGAGTTTGCTATCTATGATTATGAACAATTCAAATATAATATACAAAAAGCAGACAAAGTTCTATACATTGGAGATAATGCTGGAGAAAGTGTATTTGATAAAATACTGATAGAGCAATTGAAAAAGCCGACAATCTATGTTGTTAGAGAAGTCCCTGTGATAAATGATGTAACATATCAAGATGCAATTGATTCTGGAATAGATAAGATCGCAACTATTGTTTCTTCTGGCACTGATGCGCCAGGTCTTGTATTAAACACCTGTAGTAATGAGTTTTTAAAAATATATGAAAATTCTAATTTTATAATCAGTAAAGGTCAGGGAAATTATGAAGCTTTATCTGATGAAAAGAAGAACATATTTTTCCTACTAAAGGCAAAATGCCCTGTTATTGCCAGGGATTTGAATGTGTCTGTAGGCGATATCATTTTGGAAGGGATTAAATAA
- a CDS encoding geranylgeranylglyceryl/heptaprenylglyceryl phosphate synthase yields MNNETVYDFLLKTINTKGAGFLCLIDPDKQEPEKVVELAVKCASFGVDAILVGGSIMLEDNFDPTIKSIKQAVKMPIIIFPGIFNVCSSYADAILFMSMVSSRNPQLLIGDQVKAAPLIKKLGIETIPTGYMLIESGSLTSVQYMSNSVPIPRNKYDIGIAHALAAQYLGMKLVFMDAGSGAKISVPTEMIRNVKNNINIPLIVGGGIKTPEQAKEKVKAGADFVVIGSAIEDNNDKDLIKKFVNAIHKEK; encoded by the coding sequence ATGAATAACGAAACAGTTTATGATTTTTTGCTAAAAACTATCAATACCAAAGGAGCTGGCTTTTTATGTTTAATAGACCCTGACAAACAGGAACCAGAAAAAGTGGTAGAATTAGCAGTGAAATGTGCCTCTTTCGGTGTAGATGCCATTCTGGTAGGCGGTAGTATTATGCTTGAAGACAATTTTGACCCTACTATAAAATCTATCAAACAAGCCGTAAAAATGCCAATTATAATATTTCCAGGAATTTTCAATGTGTGCTCCTCCTACGCTGATGCAATTCTGTTTATGAGTATGGTAAGTAGCAGAAACCCACAACTATTAATAGGGGACCAGGTAAAGGCTGCCCCCTTGATAAAAAAATTAGGAATTGAAACAATTCCTACTGGTTATATGCTCATTGAATCAGGCTCTCTGACTTCTGTACAATATATGAGCAACAGTGTTCCTATCCCCAGAAATAAATATGATATCGGCATTGCACATGCTTTAGCAGCTCAGTATTTGGGTATGAAATTAGTATTTATGGATGCAGGTAGTGGGGCAAAAATATCTGTCCCCACTGAAATGATAAGAAATGTAAAAAATAATATCAATATACCTCTGATTGTTGGCGGAGGAATAAAAACACCAGAGCAAGCAAAAGAAAAAGTGAAGGCTGGTGCAGATTTTGTTGTTATCGGTTCCGCAATAGAAGATAATAATGACAAAGATTTAATCAAAAAATTTGTCAACGCAATCCATAAGGAGAAATAA
- a CDS encoding class II aldolase/adducin family protein — protein MEEYSGAKFQVIFQKKIIIDNPKICELKKWGKKLSDLGFIQHYKNETEPERLSSAGNLSFRCDNGFIITASYSDLANLRDTDFVEVSKANLHQKKIYVNGFREPSSETMLHYAIYQKRNDINAIFHGHGQKLLRNYEKLGLKSTKYFAPYGSMQLVNSVIEVLGNENFLIMKYHGFLSLGDTTNNAGKYVEDVYKRLMEIRVM, from the coding sequence ATGGAAGAATATTCTGGTGCAAAATTTCAGGTGATTTTTCAGAAAAAAATTATCATTGATAACCCCAAGATTTGTGAACTAAAAAAATGGGGTAAGAAATTATCAGACCTTGGATTTATCCAACATTATAAAAATGAAACGGAACCAGAGAGGTTGAGTTCTGCCGGTAACCTCAGCTTCAGATGTGATAATGGCTTTATTATTACAGCATCCTATTCCGATTTAGCAAACCTAAGAGACACGGACTTTGTTGAGGTTTCAAAAGCTAATTTACACCAAAAAAAAATTTATGTTAATGGTTTTAGAGAGCCATCATCAGAAACAATGTTGCATTATGCAATTTATCAAAAAAGAAATGATATAAATGCAATTTTTCATGGACATGGGCAAAAATTACTTCGGAATTATGAAAAATTAGGCTTAAAGTCTACAAAATATTTTGCACCCTATGGCTCTATGCAATTAGTGAATTCTGTTATTGAAGTTTTAGGTAATGAAAATTTCCTTATTATGAAATATCATGGATTTTTGAGTTTGGGGGATACAACTAATAATGCAGGAAAATATGTTGAAGATGTCTATAAAAGATTAATGGAAATACGAGTTATGTAA
- a CDS encoding NifU family protein, with protein sequence MELKEKVEKSLNKIRPMLIGDSGDVKLISVSDDGVVSVKLQGACRGCPFAEITLKYSIEKKLKEEIPEIKTVKAV encoded by the coding sequence ATGGAATTAAAAGAGAAAGTTGAAAAAAGTCTGAATAAAATTCGTCCGATGCTAATAGGTGATAGCGGAGATGTTAAACTTATTAGCGTTTCTGATGATGGAGTGGTTTCTGTTAAATTGCAAGGTGCTTGCCGAGGCTGCCCTTTCGCAGAGATAACTCTGAAATATAGTATTGAGAAAAAATTAAAGGAAGAAATACCTGAAATAAAAACAGTAAAAGCTGTTTAA
- the prfA gene encoding peptide chain release factor 1, protein MKNKIREIQQEYNELKEKLSAPRIIAQLNLYKELSARFKDVSEILNCYNELEKTNKAIIENKQVYKNEDDPELIQLLEEENFELEEKAERLLKQLKSLLIPKDKNDIKNAIMEIRAGTGGEEASLFTYDLFRMYSHYIENKGWKIDIMNSNPTGIGGFKEISFEVMGKNAYGTLKYESGVHRVQRVPETESSGRIHTSAASVVVLPEAQEIDFKIDKSELKIDVFHSSGPGGQSVNTTDSAVRITYIPTGMVVTCQDEKSQLKNKIKALTVLRSRLLDQEIQKLQQSIANRRKLMVGTGDRSAKIRTYNFPQSRLTDHRINYTTHNLEAVMNGNLDDLIEALHIAIQKETIAEK, encoded by the coding sequence ATCAAGAATAAAATACGAGAAATTCAACAAGAATATAATGAACTGAAAGAAAAGCTTTCAGCTCCAAGAATTATTGCTCAGCTAAATCTATACAAAGAACTATCTGCACGATTTAAAGATGTTTCCGAAATTCTAAATTGTTATAATGAATTAGAAAAAACGAATAAGGCGATAATTGAGAATAAACAAGTTTACAAAAATGAAGATGACCCGGAATTAATTCAATTATTAGAAGAAGAAAACTTTGAATTGGAAGAGAAAGCAGAGAGGCTGTTAAAACAACTTAAATCACTTTTAATTCCTAAAGATAAAAATGATATTAAGAATGCAATAATGGAAATCAGGGCTGGAACAGGTGGAGAAGAAGCTTCCCTTTTCACTTATGACCTCTTTAGAATGTATTCTCACTACATTGAAAACAAGGGTTGGAAAATTGATATTATGAATTCTAATCCAACTGGAATTGGTGGATTTAAAGAAATCTCGTTTGAAGTTATGGGTAAAAATGCTTATGGCACATTGAAATACGAAAGCGGGGTTCATCGTGTTCAAAGGGTACCTGAAACAGAGTCCAGCGGTAGAATACACACATCCGCAGCATCCGTTGTCGTGTTACCAGAAGCACAAGAGATTGATTTCAAAATTGATAAAAGTGAGTTAAAAATTGATGTTTTCCACTCCTCAGGACCTGGTGGACAAAGTGTTAATACAACAGATTCTGCTGTAAGAATAACATATATTCCAACAGGAATGGTTGTAACCTGCCAGGATGAGAAATCTCAACTGAAAAATAAAATAAAAGCTTTAACAGTCTTGCGTTCCCGCTTATTAGACCAAGAGATACAAAAACTGCAACAATCAATTGCAAATAGAAGAAAGCTTATGGTTGGAACTGGAGACCGAAGTGCAAAGATACGAACCTATAATTTTCCGCAATCTCGTTTAACAGACCATAGAATAAATTATACGACTCACAATCTTGAAGCTGTAATGAACGGAAATCTTGACGACCTTATTGAAGCTTTACACATTGCAATTCAAAAAGAAACAATCGCAGAAAAATGA
- the rpmE gene encoding 50S ribosomal protein L31, translated as MKKKIHPKYQKCIVKCACGNTFETRSTVPEIHVEICSQCHPFYTGKKKLVDSAGRIERFRRKYSKIKKS; from the coding sequence ATGAAAAAGAAAATTCATCCCAAATATCAAAAATGTATTGTAAAATGTGCATGTGGAAATACATTTGAAACCCGTTCAACTGTTCCGGAAATACATGTTGAAATCTGTTCTCAATGTCATCCATTCTATACTGGAAAGAAAAAATTAGTTGATAGTGCTGGCCGTATTGAACGGTTCAGAAGAAAGTATAGTAAAATCAAGAAATCTTGA
- a CDS encoding Mut7-C RNAse domain-containing protein — MKNSPCFAVDKMLGKLAKWLRVLGYDTFYKNKISNATLLSIANKDKRILITRNHTFRKRRHPIKIIFIKKDNLKDQLLELNNEVRLSTDKMFTRCPICNRKTTEIEKEYVKDIVPEYVYQNQDRFFQCLLCGKVYWVGTHLENAKKFIENLNL, encoded by the coding sequence ATGAAAAATAGTCCTTGCTTTGCAGTTGATAAGATGCTTGGAAAATTAGCCAAATGGCTTCGAGTTTTGGGATATGATACATTCTACAAAAACAAAATCAGCAATGCAACTTTACTCAGTATTGCAAATAAAGATAAGAGAATCCTAATTACAAGAAATCATACTTTTAGAAAAAGAAGGCACCCAATAAAGATAATTTTCATAAAAAAAGATAATCTGAAAGACCAATTGCTTGAGCTAAATAATGAAGTAAGACTATCAACAGACAAAATGTTTACAAGATGTCCAATATGTAATAGAAAAACTACTGAAATTGAAAAGGAATATGTGAAAGATATTGTGCCGGAATATGTATATCAAAATCAAGATAGATTTTTTCAATGTTTACTTTGTGGAAAGGTCTACTGGGTTGGGACGCATTTGGAAAATGCAAAGAAGTTTATAGAAAACCTGAATTTATGA
- a CDS encoding nitroreductase family protein produces the protein MTVFEVIKSRRSIRKYSLRDIEEEKLQTILEAGRLAPSWQNKQCWRFVVVKDKEKIHQLALKSGLISKANFFIKDAAVVIVLCANPKDSGFMNGQYYYLVDTAIAFQQM, from the coding sequence ATGACAGTATTTGAAGTTATCAAATCACGGAGAAGCATAAGAAAATATTCTTTAAGAGATATTGAAGAAGAAAAGTTACAAACAATTTTAGAAGCAGGCAGATTAGCACCATCCTGGCAAAATAAACAATGTTGGCGATTTGTAGTTGTAAAAGATAAGGAAAAAATTCATCAACTTGCTTTGAAATCTGGACTTATCAGCAAAGCCAATTTCTTTATTAAAGATGCAGCAGTAGTTATAGTTCTCTGTGCAAACCCAAAGGATAGTGGATTTATGAATGGTCAGTATTACTATTTAGTAGACACAGCTATTGCTTTTCAGCAAATGAT
- a CDS encoding CpsB/CapC family capsule biosynthesis tyrosine phosphatase, with the protein MIDIHTHILPGIDDGAKNIEESLAIIRELINNKVTEVIATPHIITGVYNNTKKIIDEKIEKLKSEIIANKLPIKVYKGAELYYEPNIIEKTKQEELNLAGSNYILIESDLQRFPDNFEETLYQFQVAGYVPILAHAERFTPFLNDFNRLINIANSGILIQLNSGSFLGDYGANVQKLAYRILQTGCVHFIASDVHHINKRPIMLKEAYEYLSENYTEDLAKLLLEENPGRVIHNEPVESMVEGYFEEGKWKRSLIEKVREFLRI; encoded by the coding sequence TTGATAGATATACATACTCATATCTTACCAGGTATAGACGACGGCGCTAAAAATATTGAGGAAAGTTTAGCAATAATTCGTGAACTAATAAATAATAAGGTTACTGAAGTAATTGCCACTCCTCATATAATCACTGGCGTTTATAATAATACTAAAAAAATCATAGATGAAAAAATAGAAAAACTAAAATCAGAAATAATTGCAAACAAGTTACCAATCAAAGTATACAAAGGCGCAGAGCTTTATTACGAACCAAATATTATTGAGAAAACAAAACAAGAAGAGTTGAACTTGGCTGGAAGTAATTATATTTTGATAGAATCGGACTTACAAAGATTTCCTGACAATTTTGAAGAGACATTATATCAATTTCAGGTAGCAGGATATGTTCCAATTCTCGCTCATGCTGAACGCTTTACACCATTTTTAAACGATTTCAATCGTCTGATTAATATTGCCAACAGCGGAATTCTTATACAGTTAAATAGCGGAAGCTTTTTGGGTGATTATGGTGCGAATGTTCAAAAACTTGCCTATAGGATTTTACAAACGGGGTGTGTACACTTTATCGCATCTGATGTCCATCATATAAATAAACGACCAATTATGCTAAAAGAAGCCTATGAATACTTATCAGAAAATTATACAGAAGACTTAGCCAAACTGCTTTTAGAAGAGAATCCAGGAAGAGTTATTCATAATGAACCTGTTGAAAGTATGGTTGAAGGATATTTTGAAGAAGGGAAATGGAAAAGATCGTTGATTGAAAAGGTAAGAGAGTTCCTCAGGATTTAA
- a CDS encoding TIGR04076 family protein, translated as MDLIIKVKEIKGNCPVYKIGDTFKLEDGYRLVTKIPICMHSLASLLPHYNALKVSDSNVWGLAGKGNDRDKAYVQCLDPVAFTGGGTVTFEITKIE; from the coding sequence ATGGATCTTATTATTAAAGTCAAAGAAATTAAAGGCAACTGCCCTGTTTATAAAATTGGGGATACATTTAAGCTGGAAGATGGTTATCGGTTGGTTACGAAAATACCGATTTGTATGCACTCTCTGGCTTCTTTGCTTCCACATTACAATGCGCTTAAAGTGTCTGACTCAAATGTCTGGGGATTAGCTGGAAAAGGAAATGATAGAGATAAAGCTTATGTTCAATGTTTAGACCCGGTAGCTTTCACTGGTGGCGGAACTGTAACTTTTGAAATAACCAAAATTGAATAG
- a CDS encoding hemolysin family protein, giving the protein MISIIIVAVFFIGSAFFSGIETGMISIDKLKLKHQSEKDKKKKHIYNFVSNPDKVLGTTLIGTNISVVIVSSVFTAYIVKKGVLSEAIATLILAGALLVFAEIIPKIILRSKAEYAIPKLFFIIRFFAFIFTPVIWVLSKINYGILKLLRISRRKSTQIFTKEDLSYLLGEAEKNGEVRKDGHDLIEEVLDFRDLTAKNIMIPRTNIIGIKTETPIKEVIELSRKEGFTRFPVYKNDIDHVEGMLVIHDLLDVADISEPAGKYMRNAYFVPEVMKATTLLKKMQKNKTPLAIIVDEYGGTAGIISIEDLLEELVGEIEDEYDAEEKDIFKINENSYMISGEVEIERLIEDYNLNIEQGDYETLAGLLITKFERIPHYNEKCLIKNYEFTIKQVTAKKIEKVLVKILPQEEDTSASPQK; this is encoded by the coding sequence ATGATTAGTATTATTATTGTAGCAGTATTTTTTATAGGATCTGCGTTTTTTTCTGGAATAGAAACTGGAATGATCTCTATAGATAAACTTAAACTCAAACATCAATCAGAGAAAGATAAGAAAAAAAAGCATATTTACAATTTCGTATCTAATCCTGATAAGGTTTTAGGCACGACATTAATAGGAACAAATATTTCTGTAGTAATTGTGTCTTCTGTATTTACTGCATATATTGTAAAAAAAGGTGTTCTGTCCGAAGCTATTGCAACCTTAATTCTTGCTGGTGCTTTGCTTGTCTTTGCTGAGATAATACCTAAAATAATTCTTCGCAGTAAAGCCGAGTATGCAATTCCAAAATTGTTCTTTATTATAAGATTCTTTGCTTTTATATTTACACCAGTTATATGGGTATTAAGTAAGATTAATTATGGAATTCTGAAACTTCTAAGAATATCAAGACGAAAAAGCACGCAGATTTTTACAAAAGAGGACCTGTCTTATCTCTTAGGTGAAGCGGAAAAGAATGGTGAGGTAAGAAAAGATGGACATGATTTGATTGAAGAAGTGCTTGATTTTAGAGACCTTACTGCTAAAAATATTATGATTCCCAGAACAAATATAATAGGAATAAAAACTGAAACTCCAATAAAAGAAGTTATTGAACTTTCAAGGAAAGAAGGGTTCACACGATTTCCAGTGTACAAAAATGATATTGACCATGTGGAGGGTATGCTGGTAATACACGACTTATTGGATGTAGCTGACATTTCTGAACCTGCCGGGAAATATATGAGGAATGCATATTTTGTACCTGAAGTTATGAAAGCTACAACTCTTCTAAAAAAAATGCAGAAGAATAAAACCCCTTTGGCTATTATTGTTGATGAATATGGCGGTACCGCAGGAATCATTTCTATTGAAGACCTTTTAGAAGAACTTGTTGGAGAAATTGAAGATGAATATGATGCAGAAGAGAAAGATATCTTTAAGATAAATGAGAACTCTTATATGATTAGTGGTGAAGTAGAAATTGAACGTTTGATTGAAGATTATAATCTGAATATAGAACAAGGTGACTATGAAACATTAGCAGGCTTACTTATAACTAAATTTGAACGAATTCCTCACTATAATGAAAAATGTCTAATTAAAAATTACGAATTCACAATCAAGCAAGTAACAGCAAAAAAGATAGAAAAAGTGTTGGTGAAAATTTTACCGCAAGAGGAGGATACATCCGCATCCCCTCAAAAATAG